The Aggregatilinea lenta genome includes a region encoding these proteins:
- a CDS encoding regulatory protein RecX: protein MSRTITALEPQKRDQERVNVYLDGEFVFGLPLVDAARLHVGQSLSEDEIVALRGIDAVARAVDRAVRLLARRPYSTAELRRYLTKKEVAPPVIDETLDRLEQSGYVDDQAFARFWIEDRMRFKPRGLRALRYELHQKGIASSLIEAALAEVDPGEAAYQAAQERLSRLRGQSKRDVRTALGAFLVRRGFNYDVARDAVTRTITELEDHEPDYFLNDENTDNGLEDPYEE, encoded by the coding sequence GTGAGCCGAACCATCACCGCGCTTGAACCTCAGAAGCGCGACCAGGAGCGGGTGAACGTCTACCTGGATGGCGAGTTCGTGTTTGGACTGCCACTGGTCGACGCCGCCAGGCTGCACGTCGGGCAATCACTGTCCGAGGATGAAATCGTGGCGCTGCGCGGCATTGATGCCGTGGCGCGCGCGGTGGATCGTGCGGTCCGTCTTCTGGCTCGCCGCCCCTACAGCACAGCCGAGCTTCGACGCTACCTGACAAAGAAGGAAGTTGCGCCTCCGGTCATCGATGAGACGCTTGACCGGCTGGAGCAATCGGGCTATGTAGACGACCAGGCCTTCGCGCGCTTTTGGATCGAGGATCGCATGCGGTTCAAGCCTCGCGGCTTGCGCGCGCTGCGGTACGAGCTTCACCAGAAGGGCATCGCCTCAAGCCTTATCGAAGCGGCGCTTGCCGAGGTGGACCCCGGCGAAGCGGCGTATCAGGCAGCACAGGAGCGGCTATCCCGGCTGCGCGGCCAGTCAAAGCGCGATGTGCGCACGGCGCTGGGCGCGTTCCTGGTGCGGCGCGGGTTTAACTACGATGTCGCCCGCGACGCGGTAACACGGACTATCACTGAACTTGAAGACCATGAACCCGACTATTTTTTGAACGATGAGAACACCGATAATGGACTAGAAGACCCATACGAGGAGTAG